The following coding sequences are from one Virgibacillus necropolis window:
- a CDS encoding betaine/proline/choline family ABC transporter ATP-binding protein, with product MIELKNINKTFDDGFQALKDINLSFEEGKINVLIGPSGCGKTTTMKLLNRLVDYTKGEILIDGENIQDINPIALRRKMGFVIQNIGLFPHMTIYNNVATVPKLLNWDKQKIHSRVTELLEMVNLDPKTYMKRYPSELSGGQQQRIGVIRALAAEPSTILMDEPFSALDPISREQLQDELLRLQTEINKTIIFVTHDMDEAIKIADQIILMKDGSVVQKGSPQEILANPANDFVRDFIGEKRLGTDRKLPQLVQFISKEYIAISDDSTVKSAMEMMIAHQVAEAPVVKSDGRYVGLINLYDMLSNKNRNLHELIKKSSIVITEKDETESVLNNLDELHGCTPIINVDSTLVGILDKNKLLQVLKHVTEGQSGVA from the coding sequence TTGATTGAGTTAAAAAATATAAACAAAACTTTTGATGATGGATTTCAAGCATTGAAAGATATTAATTTAAGCTTTGAAGAGGGAAAAATAAACGTATTAATTGGTCCTAGTGGGTGTGGTAAAACGACTACTATGAAACTGCTAAATCGATTAGTAGATTATACAAAAGGCGAGATTTTGATTGATGGAGAAAATATCCAAGACATTAACCCGATTGCGCTTCGCCGAAAAATGGGGTTCGTTATCCAAAATATCGGTTTATTCCCTCATATGACTATCTACAATAATGTAGCTACCGTACCTAAATTATTGAATTGGGATAAACAGAAAATTCATAGCAGAGTTACTGAACTGTTAGAAATGGTTAATCTCGATCCTAAAACTTATATGAAACGATACCCTTCTGAGCTAAGTGGTGGTCAGCAACAGCGAATTGGTGTTATTCGTGCACTTGCCGCAGAACCTTCAACCATTTTGATGGACGAGCCTTTTAGTGCCCTGGATCCCATCAGTAGGGAACAGCTGCAGGATGAACTTCTCCGTCTGCAAACTGAAATTAACAAAACGATTATATTCGTCACACATGACATGGATGAAGCAATTAAAATCGCTGATCAAATTATCTTAATGAAGGATGGAAGTGTAGTTCAAAAGGGTTCTCCTCAGGAAATTTTGGCGAATCCTGCAAATGACTTTGTGAGGGACTTTATCGGAGAAAAACGACTGGGAACGGACAGAAAATTACCGCAGCTTGTTCAGTTTATATCTAAAGAGTATATCGCTATATCGGATGACTCTACAGTTAAGTCAGCAATGGAAATGATGATAGCGCATCAAGTAGCAGAAGCACCTGTTGTAAAAAGCGATGGAAGGTATGTAGGGTTAATCAATTTATATGATATGTTATCAAACAAAAATCGGAATTTGCATGAACTAATCAAGAAATCAAGTATAGTGATCACTGAAAAGGATGAGACGGAAAGTGTTTTAAATAACCTTGACGAGTTGCATGGCTGTACTCCAATTAT